Proteins from one Primulina huaijiensis isolate GDHJ02 chromosome 18, ASM1229523v2, whole genome shotgun sequence genomic window:
- the LOC140964818 gene encoding uncharacterized protein, whose protein sequence is MSGVSMGVPPQSDHLDQTADSTKPAQHQPHPPALGHVMGSLRVIELQLVAFIMVFSISGLVPLTDLVFPALISVYILVISRLAFPTLGSSTKSPELFRESRLFRLYVILGTTVGLFLPLAYVLGGFARGDDHAVRSATPHLFLLSFQILTENVISGLSLFSAPVRALVPLLYTARRVVVIIDWVNDVWINKTLPATAEFQDVAWFWFGRVLAVVNLGYFSMNLLCFLIPVFLPRAFEKYFKERDELHAKMAEDKRYPQQSDSSKKAE, encoded by the exons ATGTCAGGCGTGTCAATGGGCGTGCCGCCGCAATCTGATCACCTTGATCAGACTGCGGACTCGACGAAACCTGCCCAACACCAGCCGCACCCGCCGGCGCTGGGACACGTGATGGGATCCCTTCGAGTAATAGAATTGCAATTAGTAGCTTTCATCATGGTCTTTTCCATTAGCGGGCTAGTGCCGCTCACTGACCTTGTTTTCCCCGCATTGATCTCGGTATACATCCTCGTGATTTCACGGCTGGCGTTTCCCACGCTCGGCAGTTCCACGAAATCCCCCGAGCTGTTTCGAGAGAGTAGGCTCTTTAGATTGTATGTGATTCTTGGCACCACTGTTGGGCTGTTCTTGCCTTTGGCGTATGTTTTGGGCGGATTCGCGAGAGGGGACGATCACGCCGTGCGATCCGCGACTCCGCATCTGTTCTTGCTATCGTTTCAGATACTTACCGAAAATGTAATAAGTGGGCTGTCCCTGTTTTCGGCGCCCGTGAGAGCCCTGGTGCCGTTACTTTACACGGCCAGGAGGGTTGTCGTGATCATCGATTGGGTGAATGATGTGTGGATCAACAAAACCTTGCCGGCGACTGCCGAATTTCAG GATGTTGCTTGGTTTTGGTTTGGGAGGGTGTTGGCAGTGGTTAACTTGGGGTATTTTTCAATGAACTTGCTGTGCTTTCTGATTCCGGTGTTCCTTCCGAGGGCGTTCGAGAAGTATTTCAAGGAGAGGGACGAATTACATGCGAAGATGGCCGAAGACAAGCGTTATCCTCAGCAATCAGATAGCAGCAAGAAGGCCGAGTAG